From the genome of Verrucomicrobiia bacterium, one region includes:
- a CDS encoding biopolymer transporter ExbD → MKFPRRRRLLRNPFDATAYAAVFFLLVIFVSLSSRLYTPGVKIHLPAGADLPGTDKPTVTVAMDAAGRYYFQNQLIDTAALKNSLQQATQQASEPLTLVILTDEAVRYKNLQELQMLARTAGINDSLIATTPQTGATSP, encoded by the coding sequence ATGAAATTTCCGCGGCGCCGACGTTTGTTGCGTAATCCGTTCGATGCAACGGCCTATGCCGCCGTGTTTTTTTTGCTGGTGATTTTTGTCTCGCTTAGCTCGCGACTTTATACGCCCGGCGTGAAAATCCACCTGCCCGCCGGCGCGGATTTGCCGGGCACGGACAAACCAACCGTCACCGTGGCCATGGATGCGGCGGGGCGTTACTATTTCCAGAATCAACTGATTGACACGGCGGCGCTGAAAAATTCCCTGCAACAAGCCACTCAACAAGCTTCCGAACCGCTGACGCTGGTCATTTTGACGGACGAAGCGGTGCGCTATAAAAATTTGCAGGAATTACAAATGCTGGCGCGGACGGCCGGGATCAACGACTCCCTCATCGCCACCACGCCGCAAACCGGCGCGACCTCGCCATGA
- a CDS encoding efflux RND transporter periplasmic adaptor subunit, giving the protein MPNAKPGRKITIFTLVILVVAALVITAVLKNREAVITVQTEPVTRRNLTEIVVANGRIQPVVQVKISAEVSGEIIELAVKEGQSVKRGDLLVRIKPDVYQAQQRSSEAAYQSSLSSLKLAQANLAKAELESQRNEDLFHSQLISDSTFLEFKTALEIAQAQVESAQHQADVAKASLARAEEELAKTIIDSPIAGTVSKLNLEVGERVAGNTMMAGTEIMTVADLNDMEARVDIGETDIVLLRPGQKAQLEVDAFKDHRFLGQVSEIANSSKTSAQGNTSQEATKFEVKIRIHDKEAFRPGMSVTAYVETRYRTNVLTVPIASVAARLPKESDHKANGAGGHDPATDRTNNPADVAKAGRKAKDPPKPISVVFVREGDHVKMAPVKIGISDEDHWEITEGLTEGMEIVSGGYKAINRELEDGKKIRIGKPDSGADQEKP; this is encoded by the coding sequence ATGCCAAACGCAAAACCAGGCCGCAAGATCACTATCTTCACCCTCGTCATCTTGGTCGTGGCGGCGCTGGTGATCACCGCCGTTCTCAAAAATCGTGAAGCCGTCATCACCGTGCAAACCGAACCGGTTACGCGTCGTAATTTGACCGAAATCGTGGTGGCCAACGGTCGCATCCAACCCGTGGTGCAGGTAAAAATCAGCGCCGAAGTCAGCGGCGAAATCATCGAGCTTGCGGTCAAGGAAGGTCAGAGCGTCAAGCGGGGCGATTTGCTGGTGCGGATCAAGCCCGACGTTTATCAGGCCCAACAACGCTCGTCCGAGGCGGCGTATCAATCGTCCCTCTCCAGTTTGAAACTGGCGCAGGCCAACCTCGCCAAGGCCGAATTGGAATCCCAACGCAACGAAGACCTGTTCCACTCGCAACTGATCTCGGATTCGACCTTCCTTGAATTCAAGACCGCGCTCGAGATTGCGCAGGCGCAGGTCGAGTCAGCCCAGCATCAGGCCGATGTAGCCAAGGCGTCGCTGGCGCGGGCCGAAGAGGAACTGGCCAAAACCATCATTGATTCGCCCATCGCCGGCACGGTCAGCAAGTTGAACCTCGAAGTCGGCGAGCGTGTGGCAGGCAACACCATGATGGCGGGCACGGAAATCATGACCGTGGCCGATCTCAACGACATGGAGGCGCGAGTGGATATCGGCGAAACGGACATTGTTCTGCTCCGCCCCGGACAGAAGGCGCAACTCGAGGTGGACGCGTTCAAGGACCACCGGTTTTTGGGACAGGTTTCCGAGATTGCCAACTCATCGAAAACCAGTGCCCAGGGCAACACCAGCCAGGAAGCCACCAAGTTCGAGGTGAAAATCCGCATCCACGACAAGGAAGCCTTCCGACCGGGCATGTCGGTGACCGCTTACGTCGAAACCCGATACCGCACCAACGTTCTAACCGTGCCCATCGCCAGCGTGGCCGCGCGGCTGCCAAAGGAATCGGATCATAAAGCCAACGGTGCGGGTGGCCACGATCCCGCAACCGACCGCACGAATAACCCTGCCGACGTCGCAAAAGCGGGGCGCAAAGCCAAGGACCCTCCCAAGCCCATCTCGGTGGTTTTCGTCCGGGAAGGGGATCATGTGAAAATGGCGCCCGTGAAAATCGGAATCAGTGATGAGGATCATTGGGAAATCACCGAGGGATTGACGGAAGGCATGGAAATCGTGTCGGGGGGCTACAAAGCCATCAACCGCGAACTGGAGGACGGCAAGAAAATCCGCATCGGCAAACCGGACTCCGGGGCAGACCAGGAAAAGCCATGA
- a CDS encoding SUMF1/EgtB/PvdO family nonheme iron enzyme, which produces MKPTLTHHSRRWRYATFAFLWWCGALASIAALPEGRDFTNSVGMAFVRIEPGRFVRGNDAKLPEEILKARGQTWVPPYGDYDEHPAHPVTISKPFYLGIHEVTNEEYEQFDRRHAYLRGKNGFSIDHNEAVIFVSWTEAKAYCDWLSQKEGLPYRLPTEAEWEYAGRAGTTTPFSTGDTLPAEFLKNPGNSWYPAPSASRGRAEVVPLHVGRTPANPWGLFDMHGNVEEWCEDWYGPYLPGEQTDPRGRSDGDFKVSRGGSHSTPAYYLRSANRQGSPPESRSWYIGFRVALGEMPNTPQPPSDGPALYQQNVRQSTPRAATRKIDSRKPYFKGPSVYVKIPPGSEGPLFSQHNHDPDIAPCPNGDLLAVWYTTAVEAGRELAVAISRLPYGSDEWQPASSFWDVPDRNDHCPMLWFDGKKTLYHFNSLSAAATWGPLAITMRTSTDNGVSWSKARMIIPEYHARHQLISSEFRSREGWMILPCDASTEGHGGAALQISQDGGQTWLDPGGTIAGIHAGVTQLKDGRLLAFGRGDNIDDRMPQSVSADMGKTWTYSASQWPTIGSGQRLVLMRLNEGPLLFVSFTDNAKNLEAPRGLPFQDAAGKEFIGYGIFAALSFDEGQTWSVRKLLTAGATPRQFDGGAWTRGFTMDATHAEPRGYLAATQTRDGIIHLISSALHYQFNVAWLKAPPESASVSRP; this is translated from the coding sequence TTGAAACCAACGCTTACTCACCATTCGCGCCGATGGCGCTACGCGACCTTTGCCTTCCTGTGGTGGTGCGGCGCGCTGGCTTCCATTGCTGCGCTGCCCGAGGGGCGAGACTTTACCAATTCCGTGGGCATGGCTTTTGTGCGCATCGAGCCGGGCCGGTTTGTTCGCGGCAACGACGCGAAATTGCCAGAAGAAATCCTGAAGGCACGAGGCCAGACCTGGGTGCCGCCATACGGCGATTACGACGAGCACCCGGCGCATCCGGTCACGATTTCAAAACCATTTTATCTGGGCATCCATGAAGTGACGAACGAAGAGTACGAACAGTTTGATCGTCGCCACGCCTACTTGCGCGGCAAAAACGGTTTCTCCATTGATCACAACGAAGCCGTGATCTTCGTCAGTTGGACCGAAGCGAAAGCTTATTGCGATTGGCTGTCGCAAAAGGAAGGTTTGCCCTATCGCCTGCCGACTGAAGCGGAGTGGGAATACGCCGGTCGCGCGGGCACGACCACGCCATTCTCCACCGGGGACACGTTGCCGGCGGAGTTTCTGAAAAACCCGGGCAACAGTTGGTACCCCGCGCCCAGCGCCAGCCGGGGTCGGGCCGAAGTTGTGCCCCTTCACGTTGGGCGCACGCCAGCCAATCCGTGGGGATTGTTCGACATGCACGGCAACGTCGAGGAATGGTGCGAGGATTGGTACGGCCCCTATCTGCCCGGTGAGCAAACCGACCCGCGCGGACGGAGCGACGGCGATTTCAAAGTCAGTCGCGGCGGCAGCCACAGCACCCCGGCTTACTATTTGCGTTCAGCCAACCGCCAAGGTTCACCGCCGGAGAGCCGCAGTTGGTACATCGGCTTTCGCGTTGCGTTGGGGGAAATGCCAAACACACCGCAGCCTCCGTCGGACGGCCCTGCGCTTTACCAACAAAACGTGCGCCAATCCACACCTCGTGCCGCGACGCGAAAAATTGATTCTCGAAAGCCGTATTTCAAAGGCCCTTCGGTCTATGTGAAAATTCCTCCCGGTTCGGAAGGTCCGCTCTTTTCGCAGCACAATCACGATCCGGACATTGCGCCGTGTCCCAACGGTGATTTGTTGGCAGTGTGGTACACCACGGCGGTGGAAGCAGGCCGCGAACTGGCGGTGGCCATCAGCCGTCTGCCTTACGGCAGCGACGAATGGCAGCCCGCCTCATCCTTCTGGGACGTGCCGGATCGCAATGACCATTGCCCGATGCTTTGGTTTGATGGGAAGAAGACACTCTATCATTTCAACAGTCTTTCCGCCGCCGCCACTTGGGGGCCATTGGCCATCACCATGCGCACTTCCACAGACAACGGCGTCTCGTGGTCGAAAGCGCGCATGATTATTCCCGAATACCACGCGCGACATCAGCTCATCTCGTCGGAATTTCGCAGTCGCGAAGGCTGGATGATTTTACCGTGCGACGCCTCGACTGAGGGACACGGCGGCGCCGCGTTGCAAATCAGCCAGGACGGCGGACAGACGTGGCTCGATCCCGGCGGCACGATTGCGGGGATTCATGCGGGTGTGACGCAACTGAAGGATGGCCGGTTGCTGGCCTTTGGGCGCGGCGACAACATTGACGACCGGATGCCGCAAAGCGTCTCTGCGGACATGGGGAAAACTTGGACGTACTCCGCGAGCCAATGGCCAACCATCGGCAGCGGCCAGCGGCTGGTGTTGATGCGTTTGAATGAAGGCCCGCTGCTGTTCGTTTCGTTCACGGACAACGCTAAGAATCTTGAAGCGCCGCGCGGCCTGCCATTCCAGGATGCCGCCGGAAAGGAGTTTATCGGTTACGGAATATTCGCTGCGCTCTCGTTCGACGAAGGTCAGACTTGGAGCGTCCGCAAGCTGTTGACGGCGGGGGCGACGCCGCGACAATTCGATGGCGGCGCGTGGACGCGTGGATTCACGATGGACGCCACGCACGCCGAACCGCGCGGTTACCTCGCGGCCACTCAGACGCGCGACGGCATCATCCATCTCATTTCAAGCGCGTTACACTATCAATTCAACGTGGCATGGCTGAAGGCGCCGCCGGAATCTGCCAGTGTTTCGCGTCCCTGA
- a CDS encoding IS630 family transposase, which yields MAAGHPEAPLRLMFEDEARFGRMSSPIGCWAPPGCRPEVPTHRVREYPHVFGSVCPQDGELISLIPPRADTAAMSLYLAEVSRRHPREHLLMFLDRAGWHRAKSLVVPENITLDWLPAYSPQCNPQELVWREVRRQPFGNHTYDSMAAVESALVQRLRQLESAPTRLQSLTAFPWIINVKLNAK from the coding sequence GTGGCGGCTGGACACCCGGAAGCGCCCTTGCGCCTGATGTTTGAAGACGAAGCCCGGTTCGGGCGCATGAGCAGCCCCATCGGCTGCTGGGCGCCGCCGGGTTGCCGCCCGGAAGTGCCGACGCATCGGGTGCGCGAATACCCCCATGTGTTTGGCAGCGTCTGTCCGCAGGACGGCGAACTCATCAGCCTGATTCCGCCCCGCGCCGACACCGCCGCCATGTCACTCTATCTGGCCGAGGTTTCCCGGCGGCATCCCCGGGAACACCTCCTGATGTTTCTGGATCGGGCGGGCTGGCATCGGGCCAAAAGCCTGGTCGTGCCCGAAAACATCACCTTGGACTGGCTGCCCGCTTACAGTCCCCAATGCAACCCGCAGGAACTGGTCTGGCGGGAAGTGCGCCGCCAGCCCTTCGGCAATCACACCTATGATTCCATGGCCGCGGTGGAGTCGGCCCTGGTCCAACGCCTGCGCCAACTCGAATCCGCCCCAACCCGCCTCCAATCCCTCACCGCCTTCCCTTGGATTATTAATGTTAAATTGAATGCAAAATAG
- a CDS encoding MotA/TolQ/ExbB proton channel family protein — protein MPNFLAYGDLMSALPLLASATGAESVAQQMTMPNLLADGGPMLWVILFAGAAGLVVFIERALHCHRSQINSAEFLNGVRTVIKRDNLVEAISICDATPGPVARLVKTAILNRDFGRERVRESLEETGLSEVPRLEKHLDLLATIAQLAPLLGLLGTVLGFIKTFATLQSQALYANSNLMAAGVGQALICCAAGLAVAIPIHAGYNYLVSRVNAIVTDMERTANEIVNIVTENGHDQLP, from the coding sequence ATGCCAAATTTCCTGGCCTATGGGGATTTAATGTCCGCGCTTCCGCTGCTCGCCAGCGCCACTGGTGCCGAATCGGTGGCGCAGCAAATGACCATGCCCAACCTGCTGGCCGATGGCGGGCCGATGTTGTGGGTGATTTTGTTTGCGGGCGCCGCGGGCCTGGTCGTTTTCATCGAACGCGCCCTGCATTGTCATCGTTCGCAAATCAATTCCGCCGAATTTCTGAATGGCGTCCGCACCGTTATCAAACGCGACAATCTGGTGGAAGCCATTTCCATCTGTGACGCCACGCCCGGTCCGGTGGCGCGGTTGGTGAAGACCGCCATTCTCAACCGCGACTTTGGCCGCGAGCGCGTCCGCGAATCGCTCGAGGAAACGGGCCTGAGCGAAGTGCCGCGCCTCGAAAAACACCTGGATCTGCTGGCAACCATCGCGCAGCTCGCCCCGTTGCTTGGGTTGCTGGGTACGGTCCTGGGCTTCATCAAGACTTTTGCCACGCTGCAAAGTCAGGCGCTTTACGCGAACAGCAATTTGATGGCGGCCGGTGTGGGGCAGGCTCTCATCTGCTGCGCGGCAGGGCTGGCGGTCGCGATTCCGATTCACGCCGGTTACAACTACCTGGTCAGCCGCGTCAACGCCATCGTCACGGACATGGAGCGAACCGCCAATGAGATCGTGAACATCGTCACGGAAAACGGCCACGACCAACTGCCATGA
- a CDS encoding ABC transporter ATP-binding protein — MSLIRLQNISRRYQMGTETIHALRDVSLEIQRGEYVAIMGPSGSGKSTLMNVLGCLDSPTSGRYELNDTDVSEMDDNELAEVRNREIGFVFQTFNLLPRSDALHNVELPLIYAGLPSEARRQTALTALQQVGLGDRVHHRPNELSGGQRQRVAVARALVNQPSILLADEPTGNLDSKTGEEIMALFEELAQKGNTIILVTHEEDIARQARRILRIRDGLIASDERLERKS, encoded by the coding sequence ATGAGTCTCATCCGTCTGCAAAATATTTCGCGCCGCTATCAAATGGGGACGGAAACCATTCACGCCTTGCGCGATGTTTCACTGGAGATTCAGCGCGGCGAGTACGTCGCGATCATGGGCCCGTCCGGTTCGGGAAAATCCACGCTGATGAACGTACTCGGCTGCCTGGACTCGCCAACCTCGGGTCGCTACGAACTCAACGACACCGACGTCAGCGAGATGGACGACAACGAACTGGCGGAGGTGCGCAACCGCGAGATTGGTTTTGTGTTCCAGACCTTCAATCTGCTGCCGCGCTCGGACGCCTTGCACAATGTCGAATTACCACTGATCTATGCGGGTCTGCCTTCGGAAGCGCGCCGACAAACCGCCCTGACCGCGCTCCAGCAGGTCGGTTTGGGTGATCGCGTGCATCACCGGCCCAACGAACTTTCCGGCGGCCAACGCCAGCGCGTCGCCGTGGCCCGGGCGCTCGTGAACCAGCCTTCCATCCTGCTGGCCGATGAACCCACCGGCAACCTCGACTCGAAGACTGGCGAGGAAATCATGGCGTTGTTCGAGGAACTCGCCCAAAAGGGCAACACCATCATCCTGGTCACTCACGAGGAAGACATCGCCCGTCAAGCGCGCCGCATCCTTCGCATTCGGGACGGCTTGATCGCGAGCGACGAACGGCTGGAACGCAAATCATGA
- a CDS encoding ABC transporter ATP-binding protein, giving the protein MSQNNPVTSNQASALPILKVQRLRVRRGRTPILREINWQVNRSEHWVILGANGSGKTSLLSALTGYLMPTSGNISVLGETYGESDWRELRKRVGLVSSALRQRMADAEPALESVVSGKYAMIDFWGQPTAADRRAARRWLRQVGCAHLADRSWGVLSQGERQRILIARALMARPALLILDEPCAGLDPAARERFLQFLQRLGRQPDAPALVLVTHHVDEIMPVFSHILLLRQGRTLAAGKKKAVLTTPALTEVFDARVRLTRYAGRFHMRVLSAR; this is encoded by the coding sequence ATGAGCCAAAACAATCCAGTGACCTCGAATCAAGCGTCCGCGCTGCCAATCCTGAAAGTGCAGCGACTGCGCGTGCGCCGGGGTCGCACCCCCATTTTACGCGAAATCAATTGGCAGGTGAACCGCTCCGAACATTGGGTGATCCTTGGTGCGAACGGTTCCGGCAAGACCTCTTTGCTCAGCGCGTTGACCGGTTATTTGATGCCCACCAGCGGGAACATTTCCGTGTTGGGCGAAACCTACGGAGAATCCGACTGGCGCGAATTGCGGAAGCGAGTGGGGTTGGTAAGTTCGGCGTTGCGGCAGAGGATGGCCGATGCCGAGCCGGCACTGGAGAGCGTGGTCAGCGGCAAATACGCCATGATAGATTTTTGGGGCCAACCGACTGCCGCCGATCGCCGGGCCGCGCGCCGTTGGCTGCGTCAAGTCGGGTGCGCGCATCTGGCGGATCGTTCCTGGGGAGTGCTGTCTCAAGGCGAACGCCAACGGATTCTCATTGCCCGCGCGCTGATGGCGCGGCCCGCGTTGTTGATTTTGGATGAGCCGTGCGCGGGATTGGACCCGGCGGCGCGCGAGCGTTTCCTGCAATTCTTGCAACGTCTGGGACGACAGCCGGATGCGCCAGCGTTGGTTTTGGTTACGCATCATGTGGACGAAATCATGCCGGTCTTTTCGCACATTTTGCTGTTGCGTCAGGGCCGGACTCTGGCTGCGGGCAAAAAGAAGGCGGTGCTGACCACCCCGGCTTTGACCGAGGTGTTTGATGCTCGGGTGCGGCTCACGCGCTACGCCGGGCGCTTTCACATGCGGGTGTTGTCGGCCCGCTGA